The region CGTCGCTGTGGGCGACGTCCTCGTCGGACTTCCCTCGGCCGGCCTCCACACGAACGGCTATTCGCTCGCGCGGAAGATCTTCTTCGACGAGCTGAAGAAAAGGCCGGACGACAAGATCAAGGAATGCGGCGGGAAAACGGTCGCCGATCTGCTGCTCGCGCCGCATCTCTCCTACCTCGAAACGCTCCGACCGCTGCTCGCGGAGGACCTCGTCCACGGCATGTCGCACATCACGGGCGGAGGCTTCTTCGACAACATCCCGCGCGTCCTCCCCGATAACGTCGGCGTGACCATCAAGGCGGGCTCCTGGCCGGTCCCTTCGCTCTTCGAGTACATGGCTGACAAGGGGAAGGTGGGCGCCGAGGAGATGTTCCGCGTATTCAACATGGGCATCGGCATGATCCTCTTCGTCGCCCCCGGCGATCTCGTCCGCGTCGCGAAGATCCTGGAGAAGCGCGAGGCGTACTTCTACACCGTCGGGAACGCGCACGCCGGCAGCCGCGAAGTGACGATCGACTTCCGCACACGGGAGTAGCCGCCCTCACGGGCGAGGACCGGGGTGAGTCTCCTCCCTCTCCCCGCGGGAGAGGGCCGGGGTGAGGGAGCCCCGGTCGCGTTCCGGTTTCCCCGCAGGAGAACCTGTCGCGCCGACCTGTCCCGCCGAAGCTTTAGCGAAGGAGGAAGCCTTGGCGAAGGCGGAGGTCGAGCACCGAAGGTGCGAGGGTGAGGGAGCCCTGGTCTCCGTTACACTTCGCTCACCCGAATGCCTCACCAGCCTCTCACACGGACTCAGCGTCTCTATGCCCGCGGTCTTCGCCGTGATCAAACGGCTGAAGAACGACTCTTATGGAAGGCTCTTCGCGGTCGCCGCTTCGTAGGATTCAAATTTCGTCGGCAGCACCCCGTCGGTCCTTTCGTCGTCGATTTCTTCTGTCTAGAGCGGAAGCTGGCGATCGAGCTGGACGGCGGCGGGCACGCCGGTGATACCGCAGTGGCACATGACCGCGAGCGCACGTCCTGGCTGGCGAAACAGAGCGTTCGAGAGCTTCGGTTCTGGAACACGGATGTTCACGGCAATCTCGAGGGAGTGCTGCAGGCGATTGCCGCGGCCCTGACCC is a window of Thermoanaerobaculia bacterium DNA encoding:
- the purM gene encoding phosphoribosylformylglycinamidine cyclo-ligase; this translates as MKPSRYASAGVDIDAKMNAIAASKEAIRSTFTKGVLGDVGGFGGLFQPDFSKYSEPVLVASTDGVGTKLKVAAIAGRHDTCGADLVNHCVNDILVQGAEPLFFLDYVATGKVDPGVIEQVIGSVARGCRENGCALLGGETAEMPGMYAPGDYDVAGTIVGVVDRKKVLDGSRVAVGDVLVGLPSAGLHTNGYSLARKIFFDELKKRPDDKIKECGGKTVADLLLAPHLSYLETLRPLLAEDLVHGMSHITGGGFFDNIPRVLPDNVGVTIKAGSWPVPSLFEYMADKGKVGAEEMFRVFNMGIGMILFVAPGDLVRVAKILEKREAYFYTVGNAHAGSREVTIDFRTRE
- a CDS encoding endonuclease domain-containing protein — protein: MPHQPLTRTQRLYARGLRRDQTAEERLLWKALRGRRFVGFKFRRQHPVGPFVVDFFCLERKLAIELDGGGHAGDTAVAHDRERTSWLAKQSVRELRFWNTDVHGNLEGVLQAIAAALTQAPSPAPPAASRPLPPGEAKRQVPQAPSPAPPAASRPLPPGEA